ACTCTTTCTCGAGAATTTAAGCACTTTTCTATAGATTAAACCTTTATATGACCAATTTGAAAAGTTTAATCTTTATGTGAGCAATCCCTAAAAAGTTGAATTCAAATTTGAACATTAAGTACTTCAGTGAAGCCTTGGCTGGTCAAATATAATAATCTTAGAAATAAAATCCTGTATTTTCATGTTGCAACACTTTATACTAAGTTATTCAAGTAACATTCTGCCATGAACTTGTGCATTGTATAGTTTTCATTGTGGAATCCTAATAAGTAacttgtttatgttattttaaggTACATCATCCACTATTAATTATGATTCTTGCCTGGTCGACATAGCAtccaagtttttatttatatttgtcaCATCTCAAAAATGGGGTTGGAAGAATTGAATTTGTAGTTAATTAAGTGATTGGATTTAAGTTTGAATATGCATGATTGTTCAATTTCGGTTACATTACGGATGATATGCATGTACTTAGtaaattattgttataaataCCTGAATGACTTGCTACACTTTGAGACAAGCTTAAAATAACCAAATGGTAAGGTATGAACCTATAATGCACTTAGAAATATATAAGATGAAAATTTGACATATTGAGTAATTTAAAATTGTGACTTTAGGTTTACATGCTAGTTTAGCAAACTGGTTAGAGTGTTAAAATGTGATTATGTAAGTTTTAGTGTAATTGAGCATGATTTGTATGATCTATGTATGATATACGATATTTAGAATAGGAAAATTCGCATGAAAACACGAAATAGTATTTATAGGTATCAATGTGTCATTTATCTTTGCAATTGAGTCCTGATTTTTATGCAAAGCTATTGGAGTCCTTAAATGCTATAAAATGACTTGAAAAGTTGCATAATTAAGTCTTATACggataatttcataaatttactctcgatttaaaaaaaaagttttactaaatttatgatttagtccttaaactttgctttaaaaattaaataaactttaCTTATCAAGTTCTGGTATTTTCTTTCAATTATTGCCCttgttaaattgttttatattgtacatatgatttaattgttaaattacgAATATTTCTTATGTCATATGTAAGAAATGAATATTAGACTTGATGGTTTTCGTGTATctaagttattttattagagtTTACTAAGGGTGAAATGagctaaaatattaatattaagacTTGAATATGagtattaattgttatatatgaACTAAGATGGAATGTGCTAAGAACTATCagttaaataaatcaataaaaaattgaataaatgtgtaaggTAATAAAGAATATGTAAGTTGAGcccgaaataaatatatacaattaaaaaatAGGATTAAATAAGAAATAGGCTTTAGGCCTAATGGTTAAATGTTAGCTTCCCTCCTTATAGAGCCTAGGTTTTAACCTCACtctcatttgttttccttttaattttcaacaacttaagataaaaattacattaaaataaatattgttgtGCGTAAAAACTAAATAAGAAATAGGCTTAAGTCTAATGGTTAGCATGTTAGAGCTCTTCTTAAAGGTCTTAAGTTCAAGTCCTTCCTTCTCTTTTGGCAAAAtactaaaatttcacatttttttattttcttttcctaattagattttcatattgaccattttcaaatcctaatagaatttCATCTCCATCTttctatttattctatttttattttccctctcttttctttacaccatatttttattctaattattgaTAATTATTTTGCTTTCCCGAATCAAATAATCCTCCATACAATCGTTTTCTCTATCGGTTTTGTAATTGTTGTAAAATTGCATCCTTAATCCTTACCAAGAAATGGTAAGTACATCCCATTCCAAAGTTTAGATCCCGAGTTTTCATAGAATTTCTATCCAGCGTTAATCTTTCAATTCAACTACTCAATCTTTTTATAGTTCTTGACAAAAATCTTTTCATAATCTCATTAAATCTTgaaatcaattattaatacatgtgTAACTATCGTTTGAAGGACCTGATTTAGCTGCATTGGACTAGAATCAAGCATAAGGAATGTCGAATAAACTCCCAGTGAAAAgtatgtgttcttttacaagtaaATCAGGGCAAAACTGTGCCTAGAATAGGGTCATACGTATGAACCACATGGCCCCTTACAAGACCATGTTTCTCTAAAACCTTAGGATAGTTCGAATCGCACACGACCCAATACCcttacatggcctaccacacggtcgtgtcttccCTGTACCTTGATTTTGTAAATTCCACACACTCATAGCctgttacacggccgtgtatcccctCCACACGGTCTAAGGCATTCCACACAGTccggtcacacggtcgtgtgtcccttattttttagtttttatagatttgccttttatattttattcaatatagTCCCTGAATGATTCTCAAattgttttagtgttttaatttattaaattaagcccTTGATAATATGAATTATGTTAGAATCCATGATTTAATTGACTGaatttatatgatatttatatataaaaatcataCTTGGGATGATTTGGAAGAAGCCACCCCTTACACCTTAATGCCCTTCGCATTTTTTGTTTAGTGGTAGTGCATTCAAATTCACCAATGGCAACTACTTTATCGGTTGCCCACTCAATAAATGGGGTTTCCCCTTTGAACTCGAAGCCACCATAATTGGCCTATTATCGATGACGGAGAACTTGCCCCTTAATGGTTAAGGTGATGGTTGATCCCTTGTAGCCCTCCTTTCTCTTGTAGACCTTTAAGTTCTAGCCATCGTTGATTCTTGCTACGAAAATGgtagaagaataaaaaaaatttcaacaaacaTGAGGAAAGCCCTTAACTCTGAAGATAGAAAAGAAGTTTGCACGATCGAAGAAAACATAGAATCTTAGAACTCAAGAGAAAAAAATGGTTTCATagatgactgaaacctacagttatatatttttttcaaagtgAACTTCACAAATGCACCATTTTAAACTTTAAAGGCCATGACCAATGACATTTGGCCCTATACACCATGTCAGATGCCTTTAATCTTTTCTACGATTTTCCAAATGTAACTAAGTTAAACATTACATTTATGGCTAAACTTCTAGAATAAGTATAACAACTCTTTATTTTCCCCAAAAGGAATATACATGTTTCACTATCCTTAAGCATTTAAACAGAAGAATGTCTTGTCGAAAGCCACTTTATAACCTCCCGTTCAACTTGGTGAACTATTGTTATATCCTCCGCCACCTAGACACGTATCAGCAAGAAAAATGGTGTTGACCTCCCTTTAGACTCCATCTGAGACAATGTCCTGTGACCACTCATCCCAACCAAAAGAGTGACACCCTTCTGTTATCAAAGCCATCCGCTAGATAACACTCCTAACAAGCCTTCCCCTCTTCGATAATGAGATGAGAACTTACTTTTGAAGCACTTACTATTAGGTGTGAACACATTCTCAATACAATAAGGGGCCCACTTGGGCGTAACATCCTCGTACTAATTGAATGCATAATAGAATGGGTCCCACCGTGCACGTTTTTCACACTTTACATGATGACAACTTTCATTAAAATAACCTGCCATGTCATGCTAATGGACAAGAAGACATTTCCTAAAATACCTTCCCAATATGAAGAAATGATTGGCTTTTCGACCCTAAAGTTACTTTGAGCAAATCCACCCACTCTCTCTTAGTCACTTTGTCCTCTTGTTCATTTCCATCTCTCTACCTCTTTAGGTGAATCGACCTCTACAGAACCACCTCTTTCGCTTCCTTGCTTCCTCCTTATCTCCTAATTATTTTCCTCCCTTATTGTACTATATATCAACAAGATCGAAATTAATCAAACCGATCCAAAATCATCAAGCTAAGTCGATTGTCTAATAATATGTGGAAAAGATAGGTGAAGTCTATTTTCAGTTATTTTTAAACGGACTGACCATCACTTTATCTTATCTTTCACTCAATTAATGTAAATAAACATTTCATTTGATTTGCACATCCTTGCCAAGGATATGTGAAGGTTATTCAATATTTTTCATAGTGACCGATACATTTTGCTCAAGTACTTCAACAATCACTCATTCATTATTATGCAACCTACATGACATCAAACATCTAAAGAAAAATATAGTTCGGAACCTTGATTTCAGAAAGTAACCCCCCCCCCCccggcaaaaaaaaagaaaaacaacctTCTTGTGGTAAGAAACTTTCCTATCATCTTCAAATTCAACACTCAACATGTTGTTGCAATTGGCAAGACATTTTTGCAGTCTTTGTTCGAGCCTTCTCTTTTATACTTGCTGACTGATGAGTAAATGAAGAAAGCAACTTCTACGAACTGAAATGTAAGATCTTCTACTACAAGTCATTGGTAACAGGCGGGGTCCTCTAAGAGGGATAACCTTGGTTTCTTCTCGCTGTATTCGACAATGGCTGATGGTGGAAGTCGACCAACACAGATTTCATGCACTGTTGCAAATAGAGGAAACAACTCTAGCCATCCGCGATGGCTTAAAACTTCATAGACTTCTCTTGCCGTGGATACACCCTAAGTAAAATAAACCAATACAAGAGGTTAATTAGGAACCGAGAAAATAGGCATTCAAAAACCACTTTGAAGCTGTTTGAGATTTACTCGAATTTGCCTATTATTTTCAAGACCATACTTTTCATGTTTTAAGATCTACCTGTAATTTCTGGCCCTGCAACATCTCAGCTTCTAGGTCATCAAAAGATCTGTATATAAGAAACAGTATGGTTAGAATTTGCATTTTATAATGGCAAAAACTCGTTCACCAAATCGTTAAAGCTAACCTTTTTCCTCCATTCCTAGCAAATGCCTCTGCAACTTTTCGGTTTCTTCCCCCCACTGCGACGAATGTAATAGTTTTAGAACCAAAGTAGATTAGTTTTCCCAAATAGAAGGTCTGGATATGTATGTGCTCTTACAGCATGTTGTGATGACATCAGCAACTCCGCAGCTTTCAAAGAAGGTACTATCCCTAACAGATGAAAATAACAGTTTGGAGAAAGCTCTCATCTCTCTTAGACCAATTCGCATTATCGCAGCCTAATAATTTACATAGTAACAGTGAGAAATAACGGCCAAGAATATGAAagacttatttttaaaaaagaaaaatcatatgtAAGAACCTTTGTGTTATTTCCCATGTCAAGTCCATCCACGAAACCTGTAAGATTAAGAATTAGGATTGCTTTTAATTCATAAGTTTGTGTAGAAGGATGAAAACATGTTACTGTATTACATACCAGCTGCAATGGCCACAACGTTCTTCAAAGTTCCACATAGTTCAACCCCTTCCACATCCTGGACCTGTTTGTTCGTGAAAACAAAAGGccaaaatatttcttaaaatgcATTACCATTCTTTCTTTATGCTCTGTACCAATTCAACGATTCATGATTCTGATATTAATTAGAGCTCGAATGAAAAAGTGTAGCAATATTACTCACGGGAGTGACCATGAAATAAGGGGTACTGAATAATTTAACCCATTGCTCCGCAATCTCTCGATTGTCTCGAAATCCAACCGTTGCTTCACTGAATTTCTCCACAGCGATCTATAGGCTCAACTAGTTACTTGTGAGAAACCAATGGCAAAATGACACTGTAATTTGTACGTGAACTTCTCAAGTAAATCAACTGATTACCTCATTTGCGATATTTGCCCCCATTAGAACAGAACAATTGATGCCGAGCTGCTCGGATATAAGATTGGAGATCATACAAGGGCCTTCCATTTTGACCTCCATCCCTTTAATAAGAGAAATAGCCTCAACATCTCCCCTTACTTTACCAACAAGCCTCTTGCATATACCCTCCATAAATTGATGAGGGGTCACAAAGACCAACATGTTTGCATCTTTTACTGCAGAATTTCGATTTCAACCGTAAACAAAGTGAACATCTATCCCTAGCTACCCTAACTACAAGCATTCAAGAATCTAAATGAAGCAAAAGGGGTACCAGAAAtgtaaagaaaaaaagggaaattgaTTACCTGCA
This window of the Gossypium hirsutum isolate 1008001.06 chromosome A09, Gossypium_hirsutum_v2.1, whole genome shotgun sequence genome carries:
- the LOC107888713 gene encoding glycerol-3-phosphate dehydrogenase [NAD(+)] is translated as MRFHFPLYSSSSFSLVSNFTFISSLPLIFSSSHFSTFISMAPAFEPVSPPHQEAEPQTATPHHTDTVNNFGNDGQVVGSKSKVTVVGSGNWGSVAAKLIASNTLKLNSFHDEVRMWVFEETLQTGEKLTDVINKTNENVKYLPGIKLGKNVIADPDLDNAVKDANMLVFVTPHQFMEGICKRLVGKVRGDVEAISLIKGMEVKMEGPCMISNLISEQLGINCSVLMGANIANEIAVEKFSEATVGFRDNREIAEQWVKLFSTPYFMVTPVQDVEGVELCGTLKNVVAIAAGFVDGLDMGNNTKAAIMRIGLREMRAFSKLLFSSVRDSTFFESCGVADVITTCLGGRNRKVAEAFARNGGKRSFDDLEAEMLQGQKLQGVSTAREVYEVLSHRGWLELFPLFATVHEICVGRLPPSAIVEYSEKKPRLSLLEDPACYQ